A genomic window from Solanum stenotomum isolate F172 chromosome 10, ASM1918654v1, whole genome shotgun sequence includes:
- the LOC125841558 gene encoding protein HIGH CHLOROPHYLL FLUORESCENCE PHENOTYPE 173, chloroplastic, whose product MSAATFTHVAFTNNNPIWRKPNSIKSSTTTTTNCKYSTTSFVTRATSSSNPETDNEKKNKRKKKKVVIDNKEQKVQETVEEKEREQVQELQSSSVSVIKRLDDVNPVGLGRRSRQVFDEVWRKFSGLGQISRTIRSDDESTLLIREGGPMCEFAIPGAQNTTVLVVGATSRVGRIVVRKLMLRGYTVKALVRKAEPEVVDMLPRSVELVTGDVGDPSSLKNAVQGCNKIIYCATARSSITGDLIRVDHQGVYNLTKALQDYNNKLAQQRAGKSSKSKLLIAKFKSEDSLNGWEVRQGTYFQDVVVSKYDGGMDAKFEFTESGEAVFSGYVFTRGGYVDLSRKLSLPLGYTLDRYEGLVFSVGGNGRSYVVILEAGPSADTTQSKLYFSRISTKAGFCRVRLPFSSFRPVKPDDPPLDPFLVHTLTIRFEPRRQRPIEGPTGTNQDLRSFQLIMEYIKALPTGQETDFVLVSCTGSGIEPTRREQVLRAKRAGEDSLRRSGLGYTIIRPGPLMEEPGGQRALIFDQGNRISQGISCADVADICVKALHDSTARNKSFDVCYEYVAEPGKELYELVAHLPDKANNYLTPALSVLEKNT is encoded by the exons aTGAGTGCTGCAACATTCACTCATGTAGCATTTACCAATAATAATCCAATATGGAGAAAACCCAATTCAATAAAAAGTtctactacaacaacaacaaactgCAAATACTCCACCACTTCTTTTGTTACAAGAGCAACTTCTTCTTCGAATCCGGAAACTGAtaatgagaagaaaaataagaggaagaaaaagaaggtaGTGATTGACAATAAGGAGCAAAAAGTACAGGAAACGGTGGAGGAGAAGGAGCGGGAGCAGGTGCAAGAGTTACAATCTTCGTCAGTTTCTGTTATAAAGAGATTGGACGATGTAAATCCAGTGGGATTAGGAAGGCGTTCACGTCAAGTGTTTGATGAAGTGTGGCGAAAGTTTTCAGGATTAGGGCAAATTTCGAGAACAATTCGTTCTGATGATGAGAGTACTTTGCTTATTAGAGAAGGTGGACCGATGTGTGAATTCGCTATTCCTGGTGCTCAGAATACTACTGTGCTTGTTGTTGGTGCCACTAGTCGTGTTGGTAGAATTGTTGTGCGCAAACTCATGCTTAGGGGTTACACTGTCAAG GCTCTAGTAAGGAAAGCTGAACCGGAAGTGGTTGACATGCTACCAAGGTCTGTGGAGCTAGTGACAGGCGATGTTGGTGATCCTTCCAGTCTTAAAAATGCAGTGCAAGGTTGCAACAAAATCATCTATTGTGCCACTGCTCGGTCTTCAATCACTGGGGATCTCATCAGAGTTGATCATCAAGGGGTTTACAATCTCACCAAAGCCTTGCAG GACTACAACAATAAACTAGCACAGCAACGAGCTGGAAAGAGTAGCAAAAGCAAGCTATTAATTGCAAAATTCAAGTCTGAAGATTCATTGAACGGGTGGGAAGTCCGTCAGGGGACATATTTCCAGGATGTGGTTGTTTCTAAGTATGATGGAGGAATGGATGCCAAGTTTGAGTTTACTGAAAGTGGAGAGGCTGTTTTTTCAG GGTATGTCTTCACAAGAGGAGGCTATGTTGACTTGTCGCGAAAACTCTCACTCCCTTTGGGTTACACTCTTGACAG GTATGAGGGTCTAGTATTCTCTGTTGGTGGAAATGGAAGATCTTATGTTGTAATTCTTGAAGCTGGTCCTTCAGCAGATACAACACAAAGCAAATTGTATTTTTCCAGAATTAGCACAAAAGCAGGATTTTGCAGG GTGAGACTTCCATTTTCTTCATTTCGGCCGGTGAAGCCAGATGATCCCCCATTGGATCCATTCCTTGTGCATACCTTGACCATACGCTTTGAGCCTAGAAGACAG AGGCCAATTGAAGGACCTACGGGGACGAACCAAGATCTGAGAAGCTTTCAGCTAATTATGGAATATATTAAGGCTTTGCCT ACTGGACAAGAAACTGACTTTGTCTTGGTATCATGTACGGGGTCAGGAATAGAGCCTACCAGACGGGAGCAAGTTTTGCGAGCCAAGAGG gcTGGTGAAGATTCATTAAGAAGGTCCGGCCTTGGATACACAATAATTCGCCCAGGACCCTTGATG GAAGAACCAGGTGGGCAACGTGCGCTCATATTTGATCAAGGAAATCGTATCTCTCAG GGAATCAGTTGTGCTGATGTGGCTGACATTTGTGTGAAGGCATTGCATGATTCGACAGCCAGAAACAAGAGCTTTGAT GTATGTTATGAATATGTCGCTGAGCCTGGGAAGGAGTTGTACGAGTTG GTTGCACATTTGCCTGACAAAGCAAACAACTATTTGACACCAGCACTCTCTGTGCTGGAGAAAAACACATGA